In Firmicutes bacterium ASF500, a single genomic region encodes these proteins:
- the lepB gene encoding Signal peptidase I → MDEYNEVPQSGEEAEEQAPRRPGTDLFEWLQLFLGCVIVAVVLFNCAARLTRVDGESMDNTLQHGEILLIWSLGYTPQQGDVVVLNKTSALLPGWTEPHAIVKRVIATGGQTVDIDYFTGTVYVDGQPLDEPYIPEEMYLPYAAEMQQTHWEVPEGSIFVMGDNRNHSTDSRDDRLGVIDTDYILGKAVLALWPMERFGAV, encoded by the coding sequence ATGGATGAATACAACGAAGTGCCCCAGTCCGGGGAGGAGGCGGAGGAGCAGGCCCCGCGCCGGCCAGGGACCGACCTGTTTGAATGGCTCCAGCTGTTTCTGGGCTGTGTTATCGTGGCGGTGGTGCTGTTCAACTGCGCCGCCCGGCTCACCCGGGTGGACGGCGAGTCCATGGACAACACCCTCCAGCACGGGGAGATCCTGCTGATCTGGTCCCTGGGCTACACCCCCCAGCAGGGGGATGTGGTGGTGCTGAACAAGACCTCGGCGCTCCTGCCCGGCTGGACCGAGCCACACGCCATCGTCAAGCGGGTCATCGCCACCGGGGGGCAGACGGTGGATATCGACTACTTCACCGGGACCGTCTATGTGGACGGCCAGCCCCTGGATGAGCCCTATATCCCGGAGGAGATGTACCTGCCCTACGCCGCCGAGATGCAGCAAACACATTGGGAGGTCCCGGAGGGCTCCATCTTCGTGATGGGCGACAACCGCAACCACTCTACCGACAGCCGGGACGACCGCCTGGGCGTCATCGACACCGACTATATCCTGGGCAAGGCCGTGCTGGCCCTGTGGCCCATGGAGCGCTTCGGCGCGGTTTAA
- the typA gene encoding GTP-binding protein TypA/BipA → MKHEKLRNIAIIAHVDHGKTTLVDEMLKQSGVYRENQAVADRVMDSGDLERERGITITAKNTAVQYGDVKINIVDTPGHADFGGEVERILKMVNGVILLVDAAEGPMPQTRFVLSKALELGHKVIVVVNKIDRPDQRVYEVVDECLELLLDLDATDEQLDSPMLFCSGRQGTASVQPDVAGSDLKPLFDTILDYIPAPEVEVDAPFQMLVSSIDYNEFVGRIAIGRIERGVIKQNQEIAVCNYHHPDAAPVKAKATALYEFDGLAKVPVQEASAGSIIALSGIGDVTIGDTICVPDAVEPIEFVQISAPTIEMTFSVNDSPFAGREGKFVTSRQLRDRLFRETLKDVSLKVSEMEGATDSFNVAGRGEMSLSILIETMRREGYELQVSPPRVLYQEVDGVKCEPIERVVVDVPTDYVGAVMEKLGSRKGEFVTMNPVGNRTKLEFLVPARGLFGYRSEFLTDTKGEGIMASVFDSYAPVKGEISRRSTGSLVAFETGEAVTYGLFNAQERGALFIGAGTPVYGGMIVGECPKAEDISVNVCKKKQLTNMRASGSDEALRLVTPRTLSLEQCLEFLADDELLECTPENLRLRKRLLDHGARMREASKKKG, encoded by the coding sequence ATGAAGCATGAGAAGTTGAGAAATATCGCCATCATCGCCCACGTAGACCACGGCAAGACCACCCTGGTGGACGAGATGCTCAAGCAGTCCGGCGTCTACCGGGAGAATCAGGCGGTAGCCGACCGGGTGATGGACTCCGGCGACCTGGAGCGGGAGCGGGGCATTACCATCACCGCCAAGAACACCGCCGTGCAGTACGGCGATGTGAAGATCAACATTGTGGACACCCCGGGCCACGCCGACTTCGGCGGCGAGGTGGAGCGCATTTTAAAGATGGTAAACGGCGTTATCCTTCTGGTTGACGCCGCCGAGGGCCCCATGCCCCAGACCCGGTTCGTCCTCTCGAAGGCCCTGGAGCTGGGCCACAAGGTAATCGTGGTGGTGAACAAGATCGACCGCCCCGACCAGCGGGTCTACGAGGTGGTGGACGAGTGTCTGGAGCTGCTGCTGGACCTGGATGCCACCGACGAACAGCTGGACTCCCCTATGCTCTTCTGCTCCGGCCGTCAGGGCACCGCCTCCGTCCAGCCCGACGTGGCCGGCAGCGACTTGAAGCCCCTCTTCGACACCATTCTGGACTATATCCCCGCCCCCGAGGTGGAGGTGGACGCCCCCTTCCAGATGCTGGTCTCCTCCATCGACTACAATGAGTTCGTGGGCCGCATCGCCATTGGCCGGATCGAGCGGGGCGTCATCAAGCAGAACCAGGAGATCGCGGTGTGCAACTACCACCACCCCGACGCCGCCCCTGTGAAGGCCAAGGCCACCGCCCTGTATGAGTTCGACGGCCTGGCCAAGGTTCCCGTTCAGGAGGCCTCCGCAGGCAGCATTATCGCCCTCAGCGGCATCGGCGACGTGACCATCGGCGACACCATCTGCGTCCCTGACGCGGTGGAGCCCATCGAGTTCGTCCAGATCTCCGCCCCCACCATTGAGATGACCTTCTCCGTCAACGACTCCCCCTTCGCTGGCCGGGAGGGCAAGTTCGTCACCAGCCGCCAGCTCCGGGACCGGCTCTTCCGGGAGACGCTGAAGGATGTGTCCCTGAAGGTCTCCGAGATGGAGGGGGCCACCGACTCCTTCAACGTGGCCGGACGGGGAGAGATGTCCCTGTCCATCCTCATCGAAACCATGCGCCGGGAGGGCTACGAGCTCCAGGTCTCCCCCCCCCGCGTCCTCTATCAGGAGGTGGACGGCGTGAAGTGCGAGCCCATTGAGCGGGTGGTCGTCGACGTGCCCACCGACTATGTGGGGGCCGTCATGGAGAAGCTGGGCTCCCGCAAGGGGGAGTTTGTCACCATGAACCCCGTGGGAAACCGCACCAAGCTGGAGTTCCTGGTGCCCGCCCGGGGCCTGTTCGGCTACCGCAGCGAGTTCCTCACCGACACCAAAGGCGAGGGCATCATGGCCTCCGTCTTTGACAGCTACGCCCCCGTGAAGGGGGAGATCAGCCGCCGGTCCACCGGCTCCCTGGTGGCCTTCGAGACCGGCGAGGCGGTCACCTACGGCCTGTTCAACGCCCAGGAGCGGGGCGCTCTGTTCATTGGGGCGGGCACCCCCGTCTACGGCGGCATGATCGTGGGCGAGTGCCCCAAGGCGGAGGATATCTCTGTCAACGTGTGCAAAAAGAAGCAGCTGACCAACATGCGGGCCTCCGGCTCCGACGAGGCCCTGCGGCTGGTCACTCCCCGCACCCTCTCCCTGGAGCAGTGCCTGGAGTTTTTGGCCGACGACGAGCTGCTGGAGTGTACCCCCGAAAACCTCCGCCTGCGCAAGCGCCTGCTGGACCACGGCGCCCGGATGCGGGAGGCCTCCAAGAAAAAAGGCTGA
- a CDS encoding Alanine racemase, with protein MRKLVIEKAALKHNLSVIKERAAGAAIYGVLTGDGGGAGTVPLAKLLRAEGIGRFAVYDVKDAEKLRQAGFEDEEILMLRSTTDREELERLVDLNVVCTISSVDTGLALNALAENRSTVACAHIQVDTGMGFGGFLASEPEKILLAYRSLPNVALEGIYTQLHAAKPNDPELSHQLEKFHQVLDTIHSDKHETGVIHAAGSFALLHSDSARLDGVRVGSAILGRCRRTRDDRLKTVGYGEAPLAEVRWLPKGYTLGYGKPIVLKKPTRVAVLPVGYQNGLGVSRPRETGFWALWRRWRRSQRRTVRIGDQRAKVIGSIGATETLLNVTNMKCSTGDLATFDIDPLFAKGFTREYR; from the coding sequence ATGCGCAAGCTGGTCATCGAAAAGGCCGCGTTGAAGCACAATCTGTCCGTCATCAAGGAGCGGGCGGCGGGCGCGGCCATCTACGGCGTGCTCACCGGAGACGGCGGCGGAGCGGGGACAGTCCCCCTGGCCAAGCTGCTCCGGGCGGAGGGCATTGGCCGCTTCGCCGTCTACGACGTGAAGGACGCGGAGAAGCTCCGTCAGGCCGGCTTCGAGGATGAGGAGATCCTCATGCTCCGTTCCACCACCGACCGGGAGGAGCTGGAGCGGCTGGTGGACCTGAACGTGGTGTGTACCATCTCCTCGGTGGACACGGGGCTGGCCCTCAACGCCCTGGCGGAAAACCGGTCCACCGTTGCCTGCGCTCACATCCAGGTGGACACAGGGATGGGGTTCGGCGGCTTTCTGGCCAGCGAGCCGGAAAAAATCCTGCTGGCCTACCGCTCCCTGCCCAACGTGGCCCTGGAGGGCATCTACACCCAGCTCCACGCCGCCAAGCCCAACGACCCGGAGCTGAGCCACCAGCTGGAGAAATTCCACCAGGTCCTGGACACCATCCACAGCGACAAGCACGAGACGGGGGTCATCCACGCCGCCGGCTCCTTCGCCCTGCTCCACAGCGACAGCGCCCGGCTGGACGGCGTGCGGGTGGGGTCGGCCATTCTGGGCCGGTGCCGCCGCACCCGGGATGACCGTTTGAAAACTGTGGGCTACGGCGAGGCCCCGCTGGCCGAGGTCCGCTGGCTGCCCAAGGGCTACACCCTGGGCTACGGCAAGCCCATCGTCCTGAAAAAGCCCACGCGGGTGGCCGTACTGCCCGTAGGCTATCAGAACGGCCTGGGGGTATCCCGCCCCAGAGAGACCGGCTTCTGGGCCCTCTGGCGGCGCTGGAGGCGGTCCCAGCGCCGCACCGTCCGCATCGGTGACCAGCGGGCCAAGGTCATTGGCTCCATCGGCGCCACCGAGACCCTCCTCAACGTCACCAATATGAAATGCTCCACCGGCGACCTGGCCACCTTCGACATTGACCCCCTCTTCGCCAAGGGGTTTACCCGGGAGTACCGCTGA